From the genome of Microcoleus sp. FACHB-831:
AGTTGTGCCCCGATCAAAATAGGCAATGATTTCTCCTATCCAACGTTTAATTATCCCACAGCTTTTGGGATATAATGAATGGGCTTCTGCACACCAATCAGCCAGCCCAAATAACCCTTCTGTCCAATCTTGACCTAGCTCGAAAATTGTTCTAAATTTCTCTTTTAAACCGTGCATATTCGTAAGCACTGGTGAAACTTTTTTAACTTCTTGCAATTTCTTTTGATGATTTCTGTTCAAATCTTCTTCATTTTTCAGCAAAGCATATTTACTCTTATTTAATCCCGCTAAAAGGGGAGCTTTTTCTGGAGTGTCTTCTAGCTGCAAAGCTTCTCTTTTTAGGGTCTTTCTTTGGTTATCTAATTCGTCATTAACTTGTTTCGTAACGTGAAATCTATCGGCCACTAGTTCGGCTTGAGGCATTAATTTCTCCACAACCTTTTTATAAGGTTTCCATAGGTCAATACTGACTTCCTTGATTTGCCCTAAAACCTCTTCTCCCCAAGCTTCTAGATACTTTGTAACTTCTTCTTCTGTTCGTTTTTCTATCATTCCTATTAGCCGGCTTTTGTCTAAATCTACTAACACTGCATAATAATTACCCTGTCCTTTAACTACCGCTACTTCATCGAT
Proteins encoded in this window:
- a CDS encoding ISL3 family transposase: MASNPELKLMTNLLKLEGVRVINYQLIEQMGMVLYIENIDKKASYTFCCTPTHKIHQNNQLTIRDLPWGEQAVYLKINRRQMRCEKCGKKFTEELKYVHKKRTYTERFAKKVIGEVLNSDIKNVAKRNGVSEQEVDTMLKDIGKNLKGEKPLNLKRLGIDEVAVVKGQGNYYAVLVDLDKSRLIGMIEKRTEEEVTKYLEAWGEEVLGQIKEVSIDLWKPYKKVVEKLMPQAELVADRFHVTKQVNDELDNQRKTLKREALQLEDTPEKAPLLAGLNKSKYALLKNEEDLNRNHQKKLQEVKKVSPVLTNMHGLKEKFRTIFELGQDWTEGLFGLADWCAEAHSLYPKSCGIIKRWIGEIIAYFDRGTTQGAVEGINNKLNRTYATVTYDRIHTIWEAWT